The following proteins come from a genomic window of Ilumatobacter coccineus YM16-304:
- a CDS encoding arylsulfatase, whose protein sequence is MPNRFRGNIGLTLADSTPWWPEQPDAADKPHNVMIVLLDDVGFADFGCYGSGIRTPTIDRLADEGVRYTGFHTTAMCSTTRASLLTGANHHSVGMGCLANFDSGFPGYRGKISADAPTIAELLRPHGYRNYMVGKWHATSVAETGPTGPFDGWPLGRGFDRFYGFLDAETDQYSPELVRDNSHITAPGTYESGYHLTADLATEAIRYLADHRAAAPQHPWMLMFSPGACHAPHQAPRALIDEYTETFTHGWDIERERRLARQIELGIVPAGTELCDRNDGVRAWDEHSADEHRLFSRLAGAYAAMLDHFDQHLARVIDFLETTGQLDDTIVMVLSDNGASQEGGPLGFVNAMAPFNMVQEPLDQKLARLDDIGGPDTHSNFPHGWAMTSNTPLRRYKQNTHGGGVRDPLVIRTPNAAESGIAGSTRHQFCHVSDLAPTLFDLLELDPPGATMEGTSFAATIADPEAETGKDIQYFEMFGHRGLWHDGWKAVAYHAPGTPFDDDRWELFDLTTDFNETNDLADEHPDRLAEMIEMWWAEAEANQVLPLDDRFGERFAENAERWHGSRRAYVFEAGMGHLPSDVAPDLRSRSYTITAEVDPLAGGEQGVLIAHGDATCGYSLFVQDGHLVHDLNIGGTHQLVRSATPLPTGATSLAFSMTRSPGTGPFPHGVGTLLVDGEPVGSMETDQIFWLMISWSGLDIGLDRGTTVADYDGSGRHIGPFEFTGTLHRVRVDLSDDQELDHDAAGATELARE, encoded by the coding sequence ATGCCGAACCGATTCCGAGGCAACATCGGGCTGACGCTGGCTGACTCCACGCCGTGGTGGCCCGAGCAGCCAGACGCCGCCGACAAGCCTCACAACGTGATGATCGTGCTCCTCGACGACGTGGGCTTCGCCGACTTCGGTTGCTACGGGTCAGGAATCCGCACGCCCACGATCGATCGCCTCGCCGACGAAGGAGTCCGCTACACCGGGTTTCACACGACGGCCATGTGCTCCACCACCCGGGCCTCGTTGCTCACCGGAGCCAACCATCACTCGGTCGGCATGGGATGTCTCGCGAACTTCGACAGCGGCTTCCCCGGCTACCGCGGCAAGATCAGCGCCGACGCACCCACGATCGCCGAACTCCTCCGGCCACACGGCTACCGCAACTACATGGTCGGCAAGTGGCACGCGACGAGCGTCGCCGAGACCGGTCCGACCGGCCCGTTCGACGGATGGCCGCTCGGCCGCGGCTTCGACCGCTTCTACGGATTTCTCGACGCCGAGACCGATCAGTACTCCCCCGAACTCGTGCGCGACAACAGCCACATCACCGCCCCCGGCACGTACGAATCCGGCTACCACCTCACCGCCGACCTTGCGACCGAAGCGATCAGGTATCTCGCCGATCACCGCGCCGCCGCGCCGCAGCACCCGTGGATGCTCATGTTCTCCCCCGGCGCGTGCCACGCCCCGCACCAGGCGCCGCGAGCGCTCATCGACGAGTACACCGAGACCTTCACCCACGGCTGGGACATCGAGCGCGAGCGTCGACTCGCCCGCCAGATCGAACTCGGCATCGTCCCGGCCGGAACCGAACTCTGCGATCGCAACGACGGTGTCCGCGCCTGGGACGAGCACTCGGCCGACGAGCATCGACTCTTCAGCCGACTCGCCGGCGCCTACGCGGCAATGCTCGATCACTTCGACCAACACCTCGCACGCGTGATCGACTTTCTCGAGACGACCGGGCAACTCGACGACACCATCGTGATGGTGCTCTCCGACAACGGCGCGAGCCAGGAGGGCGGGCCGCTCGGCTTCGTCAACGCGATGGCCCCGTTCAACATGGTGCAGGAGCCGCTCGACCAGAAGCTCGCCCGCCTCGACGACATCGGCGGACCCGACACGCACTCCAACTTCCCGCACGGATGGGCGATGACCTCCAACACGCCGCTGCGTCGCTACAAGCAGAACACCCACGGCGGCGGCGTCCGAGACCCCCTCGTGATCCGCACGCCCAACGCAGCCGAGTCCGGGATCGCCGGCTCGACGCGCCACCAGTTCTGCCACGTGTCCGACCTCGCGCCCACCCTGTTCGACCTGCTCGAGCTCGATCCGCCCGGCGCCACGATGGAGGGGACGAGCTTCGCGGCGACCATCGCCGACCCGGAAGCCGAGACCGGGAAAGACATCCAGTACTTCGAGATGTTCGGGCACCGCGGTCTGTGGCACGACGGGTGGAAGGCAGTTGCCTATCACGCCCCGGGCACGCCGTTCGACGACGACCGCTGGGAGCTCTTCGACCTGACCACGGACTTCAACGAGACCAACGACCTCGCCGACGAACACCCCGACCGTCTCGCCGAGATGATCGAGATGTGGTGGGCCGAGGCCGAAGCCAACCAGGTGCTGCCGCTCGACGACCGCTTCGGCGAACGATTCGCCGAGAACGCCGAACGCTGGCACGGGTCCCGGCGGGCCTACGTGTTCGAAGCCGGTATGGGGCATCTCCCGTCGGACGTGGCACCCGACCTGCGCAGCCGCAGCTACACGATCACCGCCGAGGTCGACCCGCTCGCCGGCGGGGAGCAGGGCGTACTGATCGCTCACGGCGACGCGACCTGTGGCTACTCGCTGTTCGTCCAGGACGGTCACCTCGTCCACGACCTCAACATCGGCGGAACCCACCAACTCGTCCGTTCCGCGACACCGTTGCCGACGGGTGCCACGTCACTCGCGTTCTCGATGACGCGCTCCCCCGGCACCGGGCCGTTCCCGCACGGCGTCGGCACCTTGCTGGTCGACGGCGAACCGGTCGGCAGCATGGAGACCGATCAGATCTTCTGGCTGATGATCTCGTGGTCGGGCCTCGACATCGGCCTCGACCGCGGCACCACGGTCGCCGACTACGACGGCAGCGGACGCCACATCGGCCCGTTCGAGTTCACCGGAACGCTGCATCGAGTCCGAGTCGACCTCAGCGACGATCAAGAACTCGATCACGACGCCGCGGGCGCCACCGAACTCGCTCGCGAGTAG
- a CDS encoding mechanosensitive ion channel family protein produces the protein MLTSIASLLVSGTDAGSGDDALDALTDNIDDTDYDWWTVGTALIIFASAIILSRFAKMAIERALRRRIDPALATLIARLVGYLVIIVGVVYGLDALGVAIVPILGALGIAGIALAFAFQDILENFVAGVILQLQRPFTYGDQVKINDHEGTVHSIDSRLVTIITPAGETIKIPAATVIKSDINNYTQEGRRRTSLPVGVAYGADLDEVQRVLESAVAGADGVLDSPAPEVYFTGFGDSSIDFDVRFWHEPSIASFWATRHAVALRVEKALAEADITIPFPQRTVWYAGESDD, from the coding sequence ATGCTCACGTCGATCGCATCCCTGCTCGTCTCCGGAACCGATGCCGGGTCGGGTGACGACGCCCTCGATGCGTTGACCGACAACATCGACGACACCGACTACGACTGGTGGACGGTCGGCACCGCCCTGATCATCTTCGCGAGCGCGATCATCCTCTCGCGTTTCGCCAAGATGGCGATCGAACGAGCACTGCGGCGCCGCATCGACCCGGCCCTCGCAACGCTGATCGCCCGGCTGGTCGGTTATCTCGTCATCATCGTCGGCGTGGTGTACGGCCTCGACGCGCTCGGGGTGGCGATCGTGCCGATCCTCGGTGCCCTCGGCATCGCCGGCATCGCGCTCGCGTTCGCCTTCCAAGACATCCTCGAGAACTTCGTCGCCGGCGTGATCCTGCAACTGCAGCGGCCGTTCACGTACGGCGACCAGGTCAAGATCAACGACCACGAGGGCACGGTGCACTCGATCGACTCGCGGCTCGTCACGATCATCACGCCGGCGGGTGAAACGATCAAGATCCCGGCGGCCACCGTCATCAAGTCCGACATCAACAACTACACGCAGGAAGGCCGCCGACGCACGTCGCTGCCCGTCGGCGTGGCGTACGGTGCCGACCTCGACGAAGTACAGCGTGTGCTCGAGTCAGCGGTCGCGGGCGCCGACGGGGTGCTCGACTCACCCGCTCCGGAGGTCTACTTCACCGGGTTCGGCGACTCGAGCATCGACTTCGACGTGCGGTTCTGGCACGAACCGTCGATCGCCTCGTTCTGGGCGACGCGCCATGCGGTCGCCCTTCGAGTCGAGAAGGCACTCGCCGAGGCCGACATCACGATTCCGTTCCCGCAGCGCACCGTCTGGTACGCCGGCGAATCCGACGACTGA
- a CDS encoding ATP-binding protein, with product MDNAGFVVRVPTQESELRSIRAQVRAFVSTHDGSDDVADDIELAVSELATNVMQHSAADAVTVAMERLDGRWLVDVYDADEIPPLDEVSAPPTDSITGRGLFIVQAVMDDVSILHVDERTIIRCIKHDA from the coding sequence GTGGACAACGCTGGTTTCGTCGTTCGCGTGCCGACGCAAGAATCGGAGTTGCGCTCGATCCGAGCACAGGTGCGCGCCTTCGTCAGCACGCACGACGGAAGTGACGACGTCGCCGACGACATCGAACTCGCGGTGAGCGAGTTGGCGACCAACGTCATGCAGCACTCGGCGGCCGACGCCGTCACCGTTGCGATGGAGCGCCTCGACGGCCGCTGGCTCGTCGACGTGTACGACGCCGACGAGATCCCGCCGCTCGACGAGGTCTCGGCTCCGCCCACCGACTCGATCACGGGTCGCGGTCTCTTCATCGTGCAAGCGGTGATGGACGACGTGTCGATTCTGCACGTCGACGAACGCACGATCATCCGCTGCATCAAACACGACGCTTGA